The region ttaatttttttctgcaATTAAACGCACTTTAATAGTGCGTAGTTAACACACTTTAGAAGGGCGTGACAAACCCCCCTTAAAAGTGcacgcactttaaaagtgcgttAACTACGCACTTTTAAAGGGCACGCACTTTAAAAGCGCTTTTGTCACGCACATCTAAAGTGCGTGAGTCAGGCACTTCTATAGTGCGTTTAATTgcagaaaaaatttaaaacgacAGAATCTACTCTCTaaagtttgaaattttaaaaaatgacataagatggaggttgtggtggtggcggtggtggcagcggtggtggcggcggcggaggtggtgggtggtggtggttggtggaagaaagaggaaagaggtaagAGGTAAGGAGAGACGAGAGAGAATGTGAAGAGTGAGGTtagaattttttatattttatttcattaagggTAGTTTagtatttttgcactttttGAGGAGTCTAAATAGCTGTTgcgggggtctgaataacaattcccaacTATTTATCATTCTTCTCTCTCTAGTaacaataaaaatttataacctCCCTCCAATTTTTAATGTTAACACATTTTTCAATGTAACTTTGAAAGCTATTTTGGGTACTTTCATTGGAATTTAATTTCCACTTACTAGACAAGACTTTGAATTGATGTAATGAGAATTTAATTTCCACTTACtagtaagggtataattgataaaatagaccttaaaacatcaaaactacagttaaataggaacaaaaaatttcttctaaaacaacacttaaaaaggaacggagggaataatatattaattttaattttgaaatttttggaataattttaatttttaaagtaGAATAAAGaactaatttttattttgttgattcaataaaaattattaaactaTATATTACACTATGAGGAAGACATAAAATTATTTCCACTTAATATTATCATTAAATATGAAATCAAATGATTAATCATAATTGAATTTTAAAGAACTTTATAaacttattttaaataatttgaaaGGTAAACTTTCAAAACTCTTAAATTATTGTAGATTTTGATCTTTTGACCAAGAATATTACttatatttttttggaaaaatatatatttaaaattagaaTGGTATGGattattttgtgttttttaGAATAACATTTTATTTGTTAACTAAATAGTAACTgacaaattaatattaattttattgataTAATGAAAATTTTATAATTGATATTATATAAgtcaaaaaatatgaaaaatatataaaacttaATTActtatctattttataaagttaAAAATCATTCTAAATATGTTTTTCCTATTTATCTATTTCTTTATAAGTTTAACCCATGTTAAttgcttttgtttttctttttttgtcttTGACCAGTATAAATTTGTTCACAAAACAGTGTGGAGGTCCTTCTTAACAAATGACTTTCCCGGGTTCGAATTATTCAAGTCACCCTTATAAACATCTAACTTTCCTACTACTCGATCAACCTATTTtgaattaattaacaaaacGTTAAATATTATAGCAGGAAATAAatgttttaataaaaatttaacTAATAAATTAAAAGTTTATTTTATTCCTTAATTTATCTATCAACCCCTAATTGTAGAACGAGAAATGAGAGGTACGATACGTGATGTGATAGAATAAATGAGACGAGTGGGAAGAGAAAGTTAGTGGAAATGAGTTGAGTGTTAATTAATCAAAACGCTAGTAGAACCGAACCATAGTCGTCTGTGTCTTAACAAGTAGCATTCATCGCACATGGGAATAAAAAGGGCTTTGAAGCTGCATGAGATGAGATAGGTTTTTTCCACCAGAGATCACCTATCATCATAACCTGTTATGATTCCTTTTACCATCACAACCAACGAAAAAGTGACATGTCAACAGTCACCTACAGAAGAGTAGATGAGTGAAAGTCACACCCTCACTTTCATTTCCCTCTATTTCCTTAAATTTGATTTTCTACAATTATGTTGACTTTTTACACAACACGATTGTGTGTCTCTCTTCTCGTAATTATAAAAACCCACACACTCACTCTCATTTCCCTCTATTTTCTTAACTTCCTCTCTAAGTCTTAaacccctcccctcccctccccaaATCTCTTGTTTCACGACTTGGCAAAGATGCAGCATGCGTTATCTTCTCTACCACCAGGTTTTCAGTTCTTCCCCTCAGAGGAAATTCTCCTCAACTACTACTTGATCAACAAGAATCAAGGTCAGGATTTCGATGGTGCTAATTTGATCACAGAACTGGAGCTTTTTGAATATGACCCGTTCGACTTGCCTGACTCTACAAGCTTTGCTTATGATCATAGAGGGAGGAAGAGGCATTGGTACTATTTCACCGAAAGAGATATGCATAGGAACAAGATGACTATGAGTGGCTTCTGGCTTAGGGATGGAAGGGTTCAGATCCCTTCTAGTGGCGCTGGAAATGTGGTTTTGGGCACCAGGACCAGCTTCATTTTCCACACCGGAAAATCCATAAAAAATGTTGCAAGGACCAATTGGACTCTTTATGAGTATGCCCTGGCTGATCATCAGGTACtgcaaaatatttttaaaaaatattcagttataaaatatatcatatttctttaccCCAAATATAAGGTGTCAGTTTGTTGGAAAAATTTAACATgcacaagtaaaaacttgtgtaaggttacactTATACCTTTTGACCTGCAATAgacagtttaaaaaaaaaaatcaaaatacatattttcttaattaaacatttatgatttatcttttaattaatttcaattttttttatcttaatctgttcctcttctctctccttCTTCACCACTACCACTAAAACCCATAACACAAAATCCCCAAACTTTTTCAACCACATGATCATCCATGACACAGAACAAAATCAGAAAGTTAAGGGCAACCCAGAATTTTTTTCCAAAGCAGAATCATTATCAAAGAACAACCTTTCCATGCACCACAAaatcagatttttttttatttgcttcTCAGAACCAGGTTCTGTCGTTGCTTCTCCGTCGTGATATCGCTTCTTCACTCCTCCTCCGTCGTTCTCTTCACCCACCACAACCCCAATCACCGACCCCCCCTCCTGTAACCCCAATCACCCACCGCAGCCTTCTCCTGCAACGACGCTATGGTGCGACGGTGGTGGGCAGATCCACATCCAGATCGAGAGAGGCACgacaaaatcaacaaaacaAACCTCGATCTGATCTGTTGCAGATTTGTTGGTTGCAGATCTGGTAGTCGCTTCTCTCTCCCTTCACTCCTCCTCTATCGTTCTCTCCATCGATTCTGTCCAACAACCTCGATCTGATATGTTGCAGATATGTTGGTTACATCGTGGGTTCTGGGTTGGTGGTAGCATGACGATTGGTTGGTGATGGGGGTGGGTTTGGTCCTCTTCATTCTTATTTCTGGGTTTCTGGTGGTGGGGGTTCACTGAGATTGAAGAGATGAGATGAGGTGGTGTGGTGGCGTGGAGATAGgtggtggtgattgtggtgGGTTCTGGGTTGGGGGTGGGTTCTGGGTGGTGGTCAGTTCTGGGTTGGTGGTTCTGGGTAATGGATGGTGGTGAGTTATGGATTGGTgtgtgatggtggtgggttctGGTCACTCCCTTCCTCCAGATCTGCAGAAACCAAGGCCAAAACGTGAAGGTGGCTTGGGTGACTGGCTCAGGAAGGTGGAGAGATCTGGGTTATTTTGTTTCAGATCtgttgatgttgatgatgatgaactggTTCTGAATTCAAGTTTAGTAGAtccaattaatttaattaaaattatcacaagttaattattataattaataaatatgtatttttatttatttttttaaaaaatcggAAAAACCTGCTAGTACAGGTCAAAAGGGCAatgtgtaaccttacacaagtttTCAAATGTGTACCGTAAATTCCTCCCAGTTTGTTAGTAGGAAAACTAAACCTATAGAGGTTAGGAAGAAAATAGTATGAATCTCGGAAAAGTCATTTATTTGGATGGACTGTCACAATTTACTAAATATAATTAGTTTTTCCCCGAAAGAAATATGTGTTGATTAACCCAAAGACATTTGTTTAATCTCAATTCTATTatattttgataaaaaataattattttattctttGAGCAGGCTCCTTTTGTTCTTTGTCGTGTATTTCGTAAGCCTCGTAAGAATTCTTCATTGGAGATTGCTTTGAGTTCAGCGACTGGATCGTCAGTTCGCCACATAGGTATTCAGCACGATGGAGGTGTGGAGTATAATGTTGATAATGATGGTGCTCCAACAGATGTTAATGAAGTTGAGAATGTGCCAATACCTGGTTTTCCTCATGATAGTCCGCAGGTAAAATAAACTCAAATTTAGACTTAAAGTTAATtttgattaaataaaaatttttaCCCTCCAATATTGAAAATTATTAATCTTTTATTTTACTTCAATATTTACATTTTCAAAAGATTCATATTTCAATTTTTAAGAGAACCAATACAAAAAAACAAAAGTCAATTTGAATTATTAGTTTTCAGTAAATTTCTTTcctaaaaattttatttttcttttagtcTTTTTTTATCAgcatttttctatttttgaaCGTGACTAAGAGCGAGTAAAACTAATAATTCCAATATAAATGcatcataaatatttttttatagacaaatcttagttgttataaatgttagGAAATTAATTCCTcttccgggttcgaacccggaacccttcacccttcatcccaccaaacccttatgtccctagctcttaccacttgagctatcattcggggacatgCACCATAAACATAATTAAGCCAGCtatttttatattgttttttctctgcattattatattatttttagggCACCATACAGTGGCAGaaccatgaattttttttgggggaCCAAAGTAGAATTTTAACacataaaaaatgtttttaattattgaGAGGGTTGGAGATCCAATTtcaatacataaattaaaatattagtatttatatgtatatagcaaaaaagtaaatattaaactAATTAATCTTACAGGTGTAAGAAAAATGTAAGAATCTCAAATGCATCAGCGGTGGAGAAAAAGTCGAGTAACACCAACCATAAAAATCATATATCCACTATCTTTAGGCCAAAAAGACTGCTGCCTAAGGCccccaaaaaacaaaaacaaaaaattgaggcCCAAATTTTGTTTTAGTTATAAATGACCCAAACGGCCAAACAGTGAGCTTATGTgtttggattgaaaaaaaaaacaaataattagtAACTGCATTACTGCAATGTTGTCACGTTGGAAATTGTAAATAGAATTGAATGATTGATTGATATACAATATTTAGGATTCATTAGAAATACCTACCAATCAATAAAGACTCATAGtggatcaaaataaaataaataaaaatcattcaTCTTCCCTAAAAATTAGCCAAGTAAAAAGGGAAGTTAcataatattctttttttttaaataagttacatcaatatcatctcttttaaaactattcaatatcatcattaatataaattaaaatatttatttatcctAAAATATAAATTCCTTTTATTCCTTAATTTATTCCAATTCTCTTTTAATCTTTCACTCTCTC is a window of Lotus japonicus ecotype B-129 chromosome 5, LjGifu_v1.2 DNA encoding:
- the LOC130717548 gene encoding NAC transcription factor 29-like — protein: MQHALSSLPPGFQFFPSEEILLNYYLINKNQGQDFDGANLITELELFEYDPFDLPDSTSFAYDHRGRKRHWYYFTERDMHRNKMTMSGFWLRDGRVQIPSSGAGNVVLGTRTSFIFHTGKSIKNVARTNWTLYEYALADHQTV
- the LOC130718755 gene encoding uncharacterized protein LOC130718755; this encodes MDWCVMVVGSGHSLPPDLQKPRPKREGGLGDWLRKAPFVLCRVFRKPRKNSSLEIALSSATGSSVRHIGIQHDGGVEYNVDNDGAPTDVNEVENVPIPGFPHDSPQWFSLAENPSSHQLEV